The following coding sequences lie in one Alloacidobacterium dinghuense genomic window:
- a CDS encoding CoA-acylating methylmalonate-semialdehyde dehydrogenase, whose product MRTISHFINGQSVTRPGALTSPVYDPSTGQVQALLEHGDAAILGEAVAAAKAAQPAWAAIDPLHRARVIFRFKALIEEHRQELIYLMSSEHGKLLGDSNGELQRGLDVVEFMCGVPHLQKGEFTQGAGPGVNVYSIREPLGVVAGIPPFNFPGMIPLWMLTPAIAVGNAFILKPSERVPSAALRIVELAHEAGVPPGIVNVVQGVQEVGEAIGDHPDIKAVTFIGSTAVAKSVYARGAGNGKRVLCLGGAKNHGVILPDADLDSAVVDILAGAFGSAGERCMAMPVIVPVGKETAEAVRERLLEEIPKLRIGVSTDPNAQMGPVVTPENKKKIESYIQLAVDEGAELVIDGRGRSLPGHEEGFFLWPTLIDHATQSMQSYQDEIFGPTLQIVRAETFEEALSYPNVHHQGNAVTVFTRSGDWAQRFVAGVEVGMVGVNFPLPTPVGYYSHGGWKNSAFGDLNQYGEDSIRFFTRTKNVTQRWPHGGPATEL is encoded by the coding sequence ATGCGCACGATCAGCCATTTCATCAACGGCCAGAGCGTCACGCGCCCTGGCGCACTCACCAGCCCTGTCTACGATCCCAGCACCGGGCAGGTGCAGGCCCTTCTGGAGCACGGTGACGCCGCAATCCTTGGTGAGGCTGTCGCGGCCGCCAAGGCGGCGCAACCCGCCTGGGCCGCGATTGACCCCCTGCACCGGGCGCGTGTGATTTTCAGGTTCAAGGCATTGATCGAAGAGCACAGGCAGGAGCTTATCTACCTGATGTCCTCCGAACACGGCAAATTGCTCGGCGACTCCAACGGCGAGTTGCAGCGCGGCCTCGACGTGGTGGAGTTTATGTGCGGTGTCCCGCATCTGCAGAAGGGCGAGTTCACCCAGGGCGCGGGACCTGGCGTGAATGTCTATTCCATCCGCGAACCACTGGGAGTCGTTGCCGGAATTCCGCCCTTCAACTTCCCCGGCATGATCCCGCTCTGGATGCTGACCCCGGCCATCGCCGTGGGCAACGCCTTCATCCTGAAGCCATCGGAGCGCGTACCCTCCGCGGCCCTCCGGATCGTCGAGCTCGCCCACGAAGCCGGCGTGCCGCCGGGCATCGTCAATGTCGTGCAGGGTGTCCAGGAGGTCGGCGAAGCGATCGGGGATCATCCGGACATCAAGGCCGTAACCTTTATCGGCTCGACGGCCGTGGCGAAGTCCGTCTACGCGCGCGGCGCGGGCAACGGCAAGCGCGTGCTATGCCTGGGCGGAGCGAAGAACCACGGCGTCATTCTGCCCGACGCTGATCTCGACTCGGCTGTCGTGGATATCCTCGCCGGGGCCTTCGGGTCTGCAGGCGAGCGCTGCATGGCCATGCCGGTGATCGTGCCCGTTGGCAAGGAGACGGCCGAGGCGGTTCGCGAGCGCCTGCTCGAGGAGATCCCAAAGCTGAGGATTGGCGTCTCCACTGATCCCAATGCGCAAATGGGTCCGGTCGTCACCCCCGAAAACAAGAAGAAGATCGAGAGCTATATTCAACTGGCTGTCGACGAGGGCGCCGAGCTGGTCATCGACGGGCGGGGGCGAAGCCTGCCGGGGCACGAAGAGGGGTTCTTCTTGTGGCCGACCCTGATCGATCACGCCACGCAGTCAATGCAGAGCTACCAGGACGAGATCTTCGGCCCCACGCTGCAGATTGTTCGCGCGGAGACGTTCGAGGAGGCGCTAAGCTACCCGAACGTCCACCACCAGGGCAACGCAGTTACGGTCTTTACGCGCAGTGGAGACTGGGCCCAGCGTTTCGTTGCCGGGGTCGAGGTGGGTATGGTGGGCGTTAATTTTCCCCTGCCAACGCCTGTCGGCTACTACAGCCATGGCGGCTGGAAGAACTCAGCTTTCGGCGACCTGAACCAATATGGCGAGGACAGCATCCGCTTCTTCACGCGCACCAAGAACGTGACACAACGCTGGCCGCACGGCGGACCAGCCACCGAACTTTGA
- a CDS encoding universal stress protein produces MYSHILIGLNQSAAAHRALRQAIRLAATFHATLTAVAVTPSLPLYAAYATVLGPEARQIMEEDQQASFAQLLEMARREARQHDIEIETVLSSGPVTDSLFEAVRVKHIDLLVLGIHLDHGLAGWLSSNTTHELAERATCDVLGVH; encoded by the coding sequence TTGTATAGTCACATCCTTATCGGACTGAACCAATCAGCTGCAGCACACAGAGCGTTACGACAGGCAATTCGCCTCGCCGCGACGTTCCATGCAACTCTGACTGCTGTGGCCGTCACGCCCTCTCTTCCTCTATATGCCGCATATGCCACGGTGTTAGGTCCTGAAGCGCGCCAAATCATGGAAGAGGATCAGCAGGCATCATTCGCACAACTGTTGGAAATGGCACGAAGAGAAGCTAGGCAACACGACATCGAAATTGAAACTGTTCTGAGCAGCGGGCCAGTCACCGATTCCCTGTTTGAAGCAGTGCGGGTGAAGCACATCGACCTGCTCGTGCTGGGGATCCATCTCGACCACGGTTTGGCTGGATGGCTGTCTAGCAATACCACTCACGAACTTGCAGAAAGGGCCACATGCGACGTCCTCGGAGTTCATTGA
- a CDS encoding DUF1348 family protein, whose product MTSRPPLPPFTQETATLKVRLAEDGWNTRDPEKVSLAYTVDSRWRNRAEFPIGREQIVAFLTRKWTRELDYRLVKELWAFHGNRIAVRFAYEYRDDSGNWFRAYGNENWEFDEQGLMHTRHASINELHITEADRKFHWSLGRRPDGHPGLSDLGL is encoded by the coding sequence ATGACTTCACGTCCACCACTGCCTCCCTTCACACAAGAGACAGCCACTCTAAAGGTTCGCCTTGCCGAAGACGGCTGGAACACGCGTGACCCTGAGAAAGTATCTCTTGCCTACACTGTTGATTCACGTTGGCGGAACCGCGCCGAATTCCCGATCGGCAGAGAACAGATCGTCGCATTCCTCACCCGCAAGTGGACGAGAGAACTGGACTACCGACTCGTCAAGGAGCTGTGGGCGTTCCATGGCAATCGCATCGCGGTACGGTTCGCCTACGAATACCGCGATGATTCAGGGAACTGGTTCCGTGCTTACGGAAATGAGAATTGGGAGTTCGACGAACAGGGATTGATGCATACACGGCATGCGAGCATCAATGAGTTGCACATCACTGAAGCCGATCGAAAGTTCCATTGGTCTCTAGGAAGACGGCCAGATGGCCACCCGGGCTTAAGTGATCTCGGCCTTTAA